The Juglans microcarpa x Juglans regia isolate MS1-56 chromosome 2S, Jm3101_v1.0, whole genome shotgun sequence genome has a window encoding:
- the LOC121252834 gene encoding protoporphyrinogen oxidase, mitochondrial isoform X1, whose product MVSATKEENRGSAKRVAVIGAGVSGLAAAYKLKSHGLNVTVFEAEGRAGGKLRSVSQDGLIWDEGANTMTESEMEVRSLLDDLGLREKQQFPISQNKRYIVRNGMPVLIPTNPIALIKSNVLSAQSKFQIILEPFLWKKSNSKVSDDYREESVGGFFQRHFGKEVVDYLIDPFVAGTSAGDPESLSVRYSFPELWNLEKRFGSIIAGLVQSKLSTKKEDTLEPKKRPRGSFSFLGGMQTLTDTLCKELGKDDLKLNSKVLSLSYSSDGKSALENWSIVCASDSDKRSQALAVDAVIMTAPLCNVKEMKIGKRGKFFPLDILPEVTYMPLSVIITTFKKENVKRPLEGFGALVPSKEQQNGLKTLGTLFSSMMFPDRAPNDLYLYTTFVGGSRNSDLAKASTDELKRTVSSDLRQLLGAEGEPTFVNHFYWSKAFPLYGQNYGSVLEAIETMEKNLPGFFYAGNHKGGLSVGKAIASGCKAADLVISYLESSSNDKVLREEP is encoded by the exons ATGGTCTCAGCTACCAAAGAAGAAAACCGCG gtTCTGCCAAAAGGGTAGCTGTTATTGGTGCTGGTGTCAG TGGGCTTGCCGCAGCATACAAATTGAAATCACATGGTTTAAACGTCACGGTATTTGAAGCTGAAGGAAGAGCTGGAGGGAAGTTAAGAAGTGTTTCACAGGATGGTCTAATTTGGGATGAAGGAGCGAACACAATG ACTGAAAGTGAAATGGAAGTCAGAAGTTTACTTGATGATCTTGGACTTCGAGAAAAGCAACAATTT CCAATTTCTCAGAACAAGCGTTATATTGTACGGAATGGTATGCCAGTACTG ATACCTACAAATCCCATTGCACTGATCAAGAGCAATGTTCTTTCTGCACAGTCCAAG TTTCAGATCATTTTGGAGCCATTTTTATGGAAGAAAAGTAACTCCAAAGTTTCTGATGATTATAGGGAGGAAAG TGTGGGTGGGTTCTTTCAGCGCCATTTTGGGAAAGAG GTTGTTGATTATCTCATTGACCCTTTTGTTGCGGGCACAAGTGCTGGAGATCCTGAATCTCTTTCT GTGCGGTATTCTTTCCCAGAGCTATGGAATTTAGAAAAAAG GTTTGGCTCTATCATAGCTGGCCTAGTTCAATCTAAGTTATCTACCAAAAAGGAGGACACTTTGGAACCAAAGAAACGTCCGCGTGGTTCGTTTTCCTTCCTTGGTGGAATGCAG ACACTTACCGATACATTGTGCAAAGAGCTTGGGAAAGATGACCTAAAACTGAACTCAAAGGTTTTGTCATTATCTTACAGCTCTGATGGGAAGTCTGCATTAGAAAATTGGTCCATTGTTTGTGCTTCTGACAGCGACAAGCGTTCACAAGCTTTAGCTGTTGATGCAGTAATCATGACG GCTCCATTATGTAATGTCAAAGAAATGAAGATTGGCAAAAGGGGAAAATTCTTTCCACTTGACATACTTCCAGAG GTGACATACATGCCACTATCAGTCATAATCACCACCTTTAAGAAGGAGAATGTTAAGAGACCCCTTGAGGGATTTGGAGCTCTTGTTCCTTCGAAGGAGCAGCAAAATGGTCTAAAAACCCTTG GTACACTGTTTTCTTCTATGATGTTTCCAGATCGTGCACCTAATGACCTGTATCTCTATACGACCTTTGTTGGTGGAAGTCGAAACAGTGATCTAGCAAAAGCTTCAAC agatgagttgaagcgTACAGTTTCTTCTGACCTTAGGCAGTTGCTGGGAGCAGAGGGAGAACCTACTTTCGTAAA TCATTTCTACTGGAGTAAAGCATTTCCTTTGTATGGGCAAAACTATGGTTCAGTTCTAGAAGCAATTGAAACGATGGAGAAAAATCTTCCTGGATTCTTCTATGCAG GGAACCACAAGGGTGGGTTGTCCGTTGGAAAGGCTATAGCCTCCGGGTGCAAAGCAGCTGATCTTGTTATCTCCTATCTTGAATCTTCGTCTAATGACAAGGTGCTCAGAGAAGAGCCATAA
- the LOC121252834 gene encoding protoporphyrinogen oxidase, mitochondrial isoform X2: MTESEMEVRSLLDDLGLREKQQFPISQNKRYIVRNGMPVLIPTNPIALIKSNVLSAQSKFQIILEPFLWKKSNSKVSDDYREESVGGFFQRHFGKEVVDYLIDPFVAGTSAGDPESLSVRYSFPELWNLEKRFGSIIAGLVQSKLSTKKEDTLEPKKRPRGSFSFLGGMQTLTDTLCKELGKDDLKLNSKVLSLSYSSDGKSALENWSIVCASDSDKRSQALAVDAVIMTAPLCNVKEMKIGKRGKFFPLDILPEVTYMPLSVIITTFKKENVKRPLEGFGALVPSKEQQNGLKTLGTLFSSMMFPDRAPNDLYLYTTFVGGSRNSDLAKASTDELKRTVSSDLRQLLGAEGEPTFVNHFYWSKAFPLYGQNYGSVLEAIETMEKNLPGFFYAGNHKGGLSVGKAIASGCKAADLVISYLESSSNDKVLREEP, from the exons ATG ACTGAAAGTGAAATGGAAGTCAGAAGTTTACTTGATGATCTTGGACTTCGAGAAAAGCAACAATTT CCAATTTCTCAGAACAAGCGTTATATTGTACGGAATGGTATGCCAGTACTG ATACCTACAAATCCCATTGCACTGATCAAGAGCAATGTTCTTTCTGCACAGTCCAAG TTTCAGATCATTTTGGAGCCATTTTTATGGAAGAAAAGTAACTCCAAAGTTTCTGATGATTATAGGGAGGAAAG TGTGGGTGGGTTCTTTCAGCGCCATTTTGGGAAAGAG GTTGTTGATTATCTCATTGACCCTTTTGTTGCGGGCACAAGTGCTGGAGATCCTGAATCTCTTTCT GTGCGGTATTCTTTCCCAGAGCTATGGAATTTAGAAAAAAG GTTTGGCTCTATCATAGCTGGCCTAGTTCAATCTAAGTTATCTACCAAAAAGGAGGACACTTTGGAACCAAAGAAACGTCCGCGTGGTTCGTTTTCCTTCCTTGGTGGAATGCAG ACACTTACCGATACATTGTGCAAAGAGCTTGGGAAAGATGACCTAAAACTGAACTCAAAGGTTTTGTCATTATCTTACAGCTCTGATGGGAAGTCTGCATTAGAAAATTGGTCCATTGTTTGTGCTTCTGACAGCGACAAGCGTTCACAAGCTTTAGCTGTTGATGCAGTAATCATGACG GCTCCATTATGTAATGTCAAAGAAATGAAGATTGGCAAAAGGGGAAAATTCTTTCCACTTGACATACTTCCAGAG GTGACATACATGCCACTATCAGTCATAATCACCACCTTTAAGAAGGAGAATGTTAAGAGACCCCTTGAGGGATTTGGAGCTCTTGTTCCTTCGAAGGAGCAGCAAAATGGTCTAAAAACCCTTG GTACACTGTTTTCTTCTATGATGTTTCCAGATCGTGCACCTAATGACCTGTATCTCTATACGACCTTTGTTGGTGGAAGTCGAAACAGTGATCTAGCAAAAGCTTCAAC agatgagttgaagcgTACAGTTTCTTCTGACCTTAGGCAGTTGCTGGGAGCAGAGGGAGAACCTACTTTCGTAAA TCATTTCTACTGGAGTAAAGCATTTCCTTTGTATGGGCAAAACTATGGTTCAGTTCTAGAAGCAATTGAAACGATGGAGAAAAATCTTCCTGGATTCTTCTATGCAG GGAACCACAAGGGTGGGTTGTCCGTTGGAAAGGCTATAGCCTCCGGGTGCAAAGCAGCTGATCTTGTTATCTCCTATCTTGAATCTTCGTCTAATGACAAGGTGCTCAGAGAAGAGCCATAA
- the LOC121251875 gene encoding probable inactive leucine-rich repeat receptor-like protein kinase At3g03770 isoform X1 — protein sequence MGYLWSLLLLVLFIPSTYELQTSQTLVLLQLRKQLGYPSSLQILANYEGDFCSLSSSTQMSISCQDSSVTELKIMGNKLAKVSGFNGFAIPNKTLSKSFSIDSFVATLTRLPSLRVLSLVSLGIWGPLPDKIHRLSSLEFLDLSSNFMYGSIPPAISRLMKLHTLVLDGNYFNETVPGWLDSFSNLTILCLKNNGLKGRIPLSVGKIKTLSYLALSHNELSGKLPDLSTLTKLHVLDLRENHLDSELPMMPKVLVTALLSKNSFSGKIPEQFGKLGQLQHLDLSFNHLSGTPPSTLFHLPNVSYLNLASNMFSGSLPNELSCGGKLGLVDISTNKLIGGLPSCLRSTSGKVVVKFGGNCLSIDSQHQHQGSYCKEALKRGKQSRGRDIAVVVGVIGACLVMVLFVLGVLLLFKKCRSKRTREQHILPKIVHENMPTGVSSELLANARLISQAAKLGTQSALVHRLFAFEELKEATNGFDSSRFLGESSMGKLYRGRLENGTFVAIRSLSLGKRCSIQNLKVRLDLLAKLHHPHLVGLLGHCIDDSGQDDYGANKVFLIYEYVPNGNYHTHLSESFPEEVLKWSDRLGILIGVAKAVHFLHTGVIPGCFNNQLKTTNILLDEHQIAKISDYGMSIITEEIEKQQAKGDGPKSRHQTNVQDDVYNFGFILLESLVGPIVTGKEEAFLLNEMQASFGSQNGRRRIVDPVVLTTCSQESLSIVISITNKCISLGPSSRPSFEDVLWNLQYAAQVQATADADQKSDSTS from the exons ATGGGGTATTTGTGGTCGTTGCTTCTATTGGTTTTGTTCATTCCAAGCACTTATGAATTACAAACTTCCCAAACCCTAGTTTTACTGCAGCTAAGAAAGCAGTTGGGTTACCCTTCCTCATTGCAAATTTTGGCAAATTACGAGGGAGATTTCTGTAGCCTATCTTCTTCTACCCAGATGAGCATCTCATGCCAGGACAGTTCGGTTACTGAGCTCAAAATAATGGGAAATAAGCTTGCCAAGGTCAGTGGGTTCAATGGATTTGCAATTCCCAATAAGACTTTATCTAAAAGTTTCTCCATTGATTCCTTTGTTGCCACATTGACAAGGCTACCCAGCTTAAGGGTTCTTAGTTTAGTGTCTTTGGGGATTTGGGGACCACTTCCGGATAAGATTCATAGGCTATCTTCGCTTGAGTTTTTGGACTTGAGCTCAAATTTTATGTATGGTTCAATTCCACCGGCAATATCCAGATTGATGAAGCTCCATACATTAGTACTGGATGGAAATTATTTCAACGAAACTGTTCCTGGTTGGCTGGACTCATTTTCAAACCTCACCATTCTATGTTTGAAGAATAATGGATTGAAGGGTCGGATTCCTCTTTCAGTAGGCAAAATTAAGACACTCAGTTATCTTGCTCTGTCCCACAATGAGCTTTCTGGCAAATTGCCTGATTTGAGTACATTAACCAAGCTCCATGTTCTGGATTTAAGAGAGAACCATTTAGATTCTGAACTACCAATGATGCCTAAAGTGTTGGTTACAGCGCTACTGAGCAAGAACTCGTTCTCGGGCAAGATTCCTGAGCAATTTGGTAAATTGGGTCAGCTTCAACACCTTGATCTATCATTCAACCATCTGAGTGGAACTCCTCCATCTACGTTGTTCCATTTACCAAATGTCAGCTATTTGAATTTAGCTTCCAATATGTTCAGTGGCTCACTTCCAAATGAGTTAAGTTGTGGTGGCAAACTTGGGTTGGTTGATATATCTACTAACAAGTTGATAGGTGGGCTTCCTTCTTGTTTGAGAAGTACTTCAGGTAAGGTAGTTGTTAAATTTGGTGGAAATTGTTTGTCCATTGATTCGCAACATCAGCATCAAGGATCATATTGTAAAGAAGCTCTTAAGAGGGGTAAACAATCCAGAGGAAGAGATATAGCGGTAGTAGTTGGTGTCATTGGAGCTTGTCTTGTTATGGTGCTTTTTGTACTCGGGGTTctattattgtttaaaaaatgccGTTCAAAAAGAACACGCGAGCAGCATATATTGCCAAAGATTGTGCACGAGAATATGCCGACTGGGGTTTCCTCTGAACTCCTTGCCAATGCCA GGCTCATTTCTCAAGCAGCAAAGCTAGGGACACAAAGTGCCCTGGTTCATCGATTGTTTGCCTTCGAAGAGTTGAAGGAAGCGACAAACGGCTTTGATTCATCTAGGTTTCTTGGTGAAAGCTCAATGGGGAAG CTTTACAGAGGGCGATTGGAGAATGGGACTTTTGTAGCCATACGATCTCTATCTTTGGGGAAAAGATGCTCAATTCAAAACCTTAAAGTTCGGCTTGATCTGCTCGCAAAGCTTCACCATCCACATTTAGTTGGCCTCTTGGGTCATTGCATTGATGATAGTGGACAAGATGATTATGGTGCCAACAAAGTTTTTcttatatatgaatatgttccTAATGGAAATTACCATACCCATCTGTCAG AAAGTTTTCCAGAGGAAGTTCTTAAATGGTCAGATAGACTTGGAATTTTGATCGGAGTTGCGAAGGCTGTTCATTTTTTACATACTGGAGTAATCCCTGGTTGTTTCAATAACCAACTAAAGACAACCAATATATTGCTTGATGAGCATCAGATTGCTAAGATAAGTGACTATGGGATGTCAATCATCACAGAGGAAATTGAAAAACAGCAG GCGAAGGGAGATGGCCCAAAATCACG ccATCAAACAAATGTACAGGATGATGTTTACAACTTTGGATTTATATTACTCGAATCACTTGTTGGGCCTATAGTGACTGGAAAAGAAGAAGCATTTCTCCTAAATGAAATG CAGGCATCCTTTGGCAGTCAGAATGGCCGGAGGCGGATTGTGGATCCTGTTGTTTTAACTACTTGCTCACAGGAATCGTTATCGATTGTGATATCCATCACTAACAAATGCATATCTCTGGGACCATCATCTCGACCCTCTTTTGAAGATGTCCTTTGGAACTTACAGTATGCAGCCCAAGTCCAGGCCACTGCCGATGCTGATCAGAAATCAGATTCTACATCATAG
- the LOC121251875 gene encoding probable inactive leucine-rich repeat receptor-like protein kinase At3g03770 isoform X2, translating to MGYLWSLLLLVLFIPSTYELQTSQTLVLLQLRKQLGYPSSLQILANYEGDFCSLSSSTQMSISCQDSSVTELKIMGNKLAKVSGFNGFAIPNKTLSKSFSIDSFVATLTRLPSLRVLSLVSLGIWGPLPDKIHRLSSLEFLDLSSNFMYGSIPPAISRLMKLHTLVLDGNYFNETVPGWLDSFSNLTILCLKNNGLKGRIPLSVGKIKTLSYLALSHNELSGKLPDLSTLTKLHVLDLRENHLDSELPMMPKVLVTALLSKNSFSGKIPEQFGKLGQLQHLDLSFNHLSGTPPSTLFHLPNVSYLNLASNMFSGSLPNELSCGGKLGLVDISTNKLIGGLPSCLRSTSGKVVVKFGGNCLSIDSQHQHQGSYCKEALKRGKQSRGRDIAVVVGVIGACLVMVLFVLGVLLLFKKCRSKRTREQHILPKIVHENMPTGVSSELLANARLISQAAKLGTQSALVHRLFAFEELKEATNGFDSSRFLGESSMGKLYRGRLENGTFVAIRSLSLGKRCSIQNLKVRLDLLAKLHHPHLVGLLGHCIDDSGQDDYGANKVFLIYEYVPNGNYHTHLSESFPEEVLKWSDRLGILIGVAKAVHFLHTGVIPGCFNNQLKTTNILLDEHQIAKISDYGMSIITEEIEKQQAKGDGPKSRHQTNVQDDVYNFGFILLESLVGPIVTGKEEAFLLNEMASFGSQNGRRRIVDPVVLTTCSQESLSIVISITNKCISLGPSSRPSFEDVLWNLQYAAQVQATADADQKSDSTS from the exons ATGGGGTATTTGTGGTCGTTGCTTCTATTGGTTTTGTTCATTCCAAGCACTTATGAATTACAAACTTCCCAAACCCTAGTTTTACTGCAGCTAAGAAAGCAGTTGGGTTACCCTTCCTCATTGCAAATTTTGGCAAATTACGAGGGAGATTTCTGTAGCCTATCTTCTTCTACCCAGATGAGCATCTCATGCCAGGACAGTTCGGTTACTGAGCTCAAAATAATGGGAAATAAGCTTGCCAAGGTCAGTGGGTTCAATGGATTTGCAATTCCCAATAAGACTTTATCTAAAAGTTTCTCCATTGATTCCTTTGTTGCCACATTGACAAGGCTACCCAGCTTAAGGGTTCTTAGTTTAGTGTCTTTGGGGATTTGGGGACCACTTCCGGATAAGATTCATAGGCTATCTTCGCTTGAGTTTTTGGACTTGAGCTCAAATTTTATGTATGGTTCAATTCCACCGGCAATATCCAGATTGATGAAGCTCCATACATTAGTACTGGATGGAAATTATTTCAACGAAACTGTTCCTGGTTGGCTGGACTCATTTTCAAACCTCACCATTCTATGTTTGAAGAATAATGGATTGAAGGGTCGGATTCCTCTTTCAGTAGGCAAAATTAAGACACTCAGTTATCTTGCTCTGTCCCACAATGAGCTTTCTGGCAAATTGCCTGATTTGAGTACATTAACCAAGCTCCATGTTCTGGATTTAAGAGAGAACCATTTAGATTCTGAACTACCAATGATGCCTAAAGTGTTGGTTACAGCGCTACTGAGCAAGAACTCGTTCTCGGGCAAGATTCCTGAGCAATTTGGTAAATTGGGTCAGCTTCAACACCTTGATCTATCATTCAACCATCTGAGTGGAACTCCTCCATCTACGTTGTTCCATTTACCAAATGTCAGCTATTTGAATTTAGCTTCCAATATGTTCAGTGGCTCACTTCCAAATGAGTTAAGTTGTGGTGGCAAACTTGGGTTGGTTGATATATCTACTAACAAGTTGATAGGTGGGCTTCCTTCTTGTTTGAGAAGTACTTCAGGTAAGGTAGTTGTTAAATTTGGTGGAAATTGTTTGTCCATTGATTCGCAACATCAGCATCAAGGATCATATTGTAAAGAAGCTCTTAAGAGGGGTAAACAATCCAGAGGAAGAGATATAGCGGTAGTAGTTGGTGTCATTGGAGCTTGTCTTGTTATGGTGCTTTTTGTACTCGGGGTTctattattgtttaaaaaatgccGTTCAAAAAGAACACGCGAGCAGCATATATTGCCAAAGATTGTGCACGAGAATATGCCGACTGGGGTTTCCTCTGAACTCCTTGCCAATGCCA GGCTCATTTCTCAAGCAGCAAAGCTAGGGACACAAAGTGCCCTGGTTCATCGATTGTTTGCCTTCGAAGAGTTGAAGGAAGCGACAAACGGCTTTGATTCATCTAGGTTTCTTGGTGAAAGCTCAATGGGGAAG CTTTACAGAGGGCGATTGGAGAATGGGACTTTTGTAGCCATACGATCTCTATCTTTGGGGAAAAGATGCTCAATTCAAAACCTTAAAGTTCGGCTTGATCTGCTCGCAAAGCTTCACCATCCACATTTAGTTGGCCTCTTGGGTCATTGCATTGATGATAGTGGACAAGATGATTATGGTGCCAACAAAGTTTTTcttatatatgaatatgttccTAATGGAAATTACCATACCCATCTGTCAG AAAGTTTTCCAGAGGAAGTTCTTAAATGGTCAGATAGACTTGGAATTTTGATCGGAGTTGCGAAGGCTGTTCATTTTTTACATACTGGAGTAATCCCTGGTTGTTTCAATAACCAACTAAAGACAACCAATATATTGCTTGATGAGCATCAGATTGCTAAGATAAGTGACTATGGGATGTCAATCATCACAGAGGAAATTGAAAAACAGCAG GCGAAGGGAGATGGCCCAAAATCACG ccATCAAACAAATGTACAGGATGATGTTTACAACTTTGGATTTATATTACTCGAATCACTTGTTGGGCCTATAGTGACTGGAAAAGAAGAAGCATTTCTCCTAAATGAAATG GCATCCTTTGGCAGTCAGAATGGCCGGAGGCGGATTGTGGATCCTGTTGTTTTAACTACTTGCTCACAGGAATCGTTATCGATTGTGATATCCATCACTAACAAATGCATATCTCTGGGACCATCATCTCGACCCTCTTTTGAAGATGTCCTTTGGAACTTACAGTATGCAGCCCAAGTCCAGGCCACTGCCGATGCTGATCAGAAATCAGATTCTACATCATAG
- the LOC121251877 gene encoding calcium-binding protein CML38-like, which yields MENVFNHFDENRDGRISPSELQQCVVAIGGELSLTEAETVVELLDSDGDGLLELEDFVRLIEGGEEEEKVKDLREAFKMYEMDGCGCITPKSLKRMLSRLGESKSLDECEFMIAQFDLNGDGVINFDEFRSMMS from the coding sequence ATGGAAAATGTGTTCAATCACTTTGACGAAAACAGAGATGGGAGGATTTCACCCTCGGAGCTGCAACAATGTGTGGTGGCAATAGGTGGGGAGCTTTCGCTGAcggaggcagagacggtggtagaGTTGCTTGACTCGGACGGTGATGGCTTGCTGGAGTTGGAGGACTTCGTGAGGTTGATTGAAggaggggaagaggaagagaaggtgAAAGATTTGAGAGAGGCGTTTAAGATGTATGAGATGGATGGTTGTGGGTGTATAACACCAAAGAGTCTTAAGAGGATGCTCAGTAGACTGGGTGAATCCAAGAGTCTGGATGAGTGTGAGTTCATGATTGCTCAATTTGATCTCAACGGTGATGGGGTCATCAACTTTGATGAATTTAGGTCCATGATGTCATGA
- the LOC121251878 gene encoding protein LYK2-like: MRISVWIQNIHFLKVRKLFFFLWASLCRSECFMAMALIDKLQLRALVLFIWLYVCAVGHNLLSCEATSPYASSYQCNGNASQDQCGTFAILRTNSYYSSLFNLSFYLGINRFVLAEANGFSADTEYLPEDQLLLIPINCKCKDGFSQAEFTKTTIKGESFYGIAESLEGLTTCKAIQEKNPGVSPWCLDDKVKLLIPIRCACPSSEASAKTRLLLSYPVSEGDTTSNLAIKFNTTPEAIILANNKSSETFRPESLIPFTSLLLPIDGEPILGPLAKPREPNLLFPAAGIPEISPHRKKSKMWKIGLYVALGAVAVGVTIGIAAALVLSQLKNKKKKKQSSCKGGDVELQQLNLSVRTTGDKKVSFEGSQDRFDDDRRKDATPHKILAETYTVEELRRATEDFNSSNHIEGSIYHGRLNGKNLAIKCTEPKTISKIELALFQFAIHSHPNILRLLGTCLTEGPDSFLVFEYAKNGTLKDWLHGGLAMKNQFIASCYCFLTWSQRLRICLDVAMALHYMHHVMNPSYVHRNVKSRNIFLDEEFNAKIGNFGMARCIEDDTGDPEFYSTNPASWNPGYLAPEYVHQGVISPSIDIFAFGVVLLEVLSGQTPITRPKEKGEGSIRLSEKIKSILQSEDADELREWMDSAVGENYSFDAAVTLANLARACVEEDPSLRPSAGEAVEQLSRLVQELPEGEHLSMCESSSKPLVKASATGT, from the coding sequence atgcGGATTTCTGTATGGATCCAAAATATTCACTTTCTCAAAGTGAgaaagctctttttttttttatgggcctCTCTATGTAGAAGTGAGTGTTTCATGGCCATGGCTCTTATCGATAAGCTCCAATTGAGAGCTTTGGTGTTATTCATTTGGCTGTATGTCTGTGCGGTTGGACACAACCTGCTCAGTTGTGAGGCTACATCTCCATATGCTTCTAGCTACCAGTGCAATGGAAATGCATCGCAGGATCAGTGTGGGACATTTGCAATTCTGCGCACCAATTCCTACTACTCCTCTCTTTTCAACCTGAGCTTTTACTTGGGCATCAACCGTTTTGTGCTTGCAGAAGCAAATGGGTTTTCTGCAGATACAGAATACCTTCCGGAAGATCAGCTTCTGTTGATTCCAATTAATTGTAAATGCAAAGATGGTTTCTCTCAGGCTGAATTTACAAAAACTACCATTAAGGGGGAGAGTTTTTATGGTATTGCTGAATCTCTGGAGGGCTTGACAACATGCAAAGCCATTCAAGAGAAGAACCCGGGAGTCTCACCCTGGTGTCTTGATGATAAAGTTAAGTTATTGATCCCCATCAGATGTGCCTGTCCTTCATCTGAAGCAAGCGCAAAAACAAGGCTTTTGCTGTCTTATCCGGTAAGCGAAGGTGATACAACTTCTAACTTGGCCATTAAGTTCAATACTACTCCAGAAGCTATTATTCTTGCAAATAACAAATCATCAGAGACTTTTAGACCTGAAAGCCTAATACCTTTTACCTCTCTTCTGCTTCCAATCGATGGTGAGCCTATCCTTGGTCCTCTCGCAAAACCTCGTGAACCCAATTTACTTTTTCCAGCAGCTGGCATCCCAGAAATTAGTCCTCACAGGAAAAAGTCCAAAATGTGGAAAATTGGTTTATATGTTGCACTTGGCGCGGTTGCAGTAGGAGTGACCATTGGTATTGCAGCAGCCTTGGTATTGAGCCAActaaagaataagaagaagaagaaacaaagttCCTGCAAGGGAGGAGACGTGGAGTTACAACAGCTAAATCTCAGTGTAAGAACCACAGGTGACAAGAAAGTCTCGTTTGAGGGATCTCAGGATCGTTTTGATGATGATCGGAGAAAAGATGCCACGCCTCACAAGATACTGGCTGAGACGTACACTGTTGAGGAGCTGAGAAGAGCAACCGAAGACTTCAATTCAAGTAATCACATTGAGGGTTCTATCTATCATGGTCGTCTCAATGGGAAGAACCTCGCTATAAAGTGCACCGAACCAAAAACAATCTCAAAGATCGAGCTTGCTCTTTTCCAATTTGCAATTCACAGTCACCCCAACATACTTAGACTGCTGGGAACATGTCTGACAGAGGGCCCAGATTCGTTTTTGGTCTTTGAGTATGCCAAAAATGGGACCTTGAAAGATTGGCTTCATGGTGGGTTGGCCATGAAGAACCAATTCATTGCCTCTTGCTATTGTTTCTTGACATGGAGCCAGAGACTGAGAATCTGTCTCGATGTAGCCATGGCCTTACACTACATGCACCACGTAATGAACCCGAGCTATGTTCATAGAAATGTAAAGAGTCGGAACATCTTCTTAGATGAAGAGTTCAATGCAAAAATTGGGAACTTTGGCATGGCAAGATGCATTGAAGATGATACCGGGGATCCAGAATTTTATTCCACCAATCCCGCCTCTTGGAATCCGGGGTATTTGGCACCCGAGTATGTTCACCAAGGTGTCATTTCCCCAAGTATTGATATCTTTGCTTTTGGGGTAGTTTTGCTGGAGGTATTATCAGGTCAAACGCCAATAACCAGGCCAaaggagaagggagaaggaagtaTTCGGCTATCTGAGAAAATCAAGTCGATATTGCAGTCAGAAGATGCAGATGAGCTAAGGGAATGGATGGACAGCGCAGTGGGAGAGAATTATTCATTTGATGCAGCTGTCACTTTGGCCAATCTTGCAAGAGCTTGTGTAGAGGAAGACCCTTCGTTGAGACCTAGTGCTGGAGAAGCTGTCGAGCAATTATCACGATTGGTTCAAGAATTACCGGAAGGAGAGCATTTGTCTATGTGTGAAAGCTCTTCCAAGCCTTTAGTGAAGGCATCGGCAACCGGAACCTGA
- the LOC121251879 gene encoding ribulose-phosphate 3-epimerase, cytoplasmic isoform, which translates to MVVAAKIAPSMLSSDFSNLASEASRMLRCGADWLHMDVMDGHFVPNLTIGAPVIESLRKHTTAYLDCHLMVTNPLDYVEPMGKAGASGFTFHVEVSKENWQELVQKIKSKGMRPGVALKPGTPIEEVYPLIEGENPVEMVLVMTVEPGFGGQKFMPEMMEKVRVLRKKYPTLDIEVDGGLGPSTIDVAASAGANCIVAGSSVFGASEPAQVISLMRKSVDEAQQNS; encoded by the exons ATGGTTGTTGCGGCTAAAATAGCACCGTCTATGCTGTCATCGGACTTCTCCAATCTGGCATCGGAGGCTAGTCGCATGCTCCGCTGTGGCGCCGACTGGCTCCATATGGATGTCATG GATGG GCACTTTGTCCCAAATCTAACGATTGGTGCTCCGGTCattgagagtttgagaaagcaCACAAC GGCCTACCTGGATTGCCACCTCATGGTCACAAATCCTCTTGATTATGTTGAGCCTATGGGAAAAGCTGGTGCTTCTGGTTTTACATTTCATGTTGAGGTATCCAAAG AAAATTGGCAAGAACTAGTCCAAAAGATTAAGTCAAAGGGCATGAGGCCTGGGGTGGCATTAAAGCCTGGGACACCCATTGAGGAAGTTTATCCACTG ATTGAAGGTGAAAATCCTGTGGAAATGGTCCTTGTAATGACTGTAGAACCTGGATTTGGTGGACAAAAGTTCATGCCAGAGATGATGGAAAAG GTTCGTGTGCTGAGAAAGAAGTACCCAACACTTGATATTGAG GTTGATGGCGGTTTAGGGCCTTCAACCATTGATGTAGCAGCTTCGGCCGGAGCAAACTGCATTGTTGCAGGAAGTTCAGTGTTTGGAGCTTCTGAGCCAGCCCAAGTAATATCCCTTATGAGGAAGAGTGTAGATGAAGCTCAGCAAAACAGTTGA